Genomic segment of Aquarana catesbeiana isolate 2022-GZ linkage group LG02, ASM4218655v1, whole genome shotgun sequence:
ATTTTCGTTGGTGTGCATTGGTCACTTGTCATGGCTTCTAGAGTGCACAGATTGGGTTACAggactgttctggtgacaaataagtacatttatttatttttacatgctgTTACCAGAGCAAGTGCAgtggttttgttcttttttttgtttatacatgttttaataaggggaaaaaaaaggtgattaaataacacctaAAGAACGCTCTGTACAGAGGTGTAAACTGCTTGTATGCTTAAATGTTAACACCGCTAAGGTTTGTAGTTATGCTCCGTTCACATGGAGTGGAGTGTGCTCCAATCAGTGGGTCTGTCAGCGTTATACCTGGCTGGGTGTAAACAGACTCCGCTGTCCTTTTACATCAGGATACCTTCAAACCGGTCCGCATAAATGAAAATGGGGCGTTTTAATCCCCCCCGAAGACCTTGACGGACTCGGAGGTAGGTGGGTAAACGGATCCGTCTGTCCATAGGGTTTCATGGGCCTTgccatcaggtccacctgaaaaaactgacaaGCAGACCTAATCACAATggccgtgtaaaaggggccttagggttatAGACCAATTGTGTGCAGACATACTAACAATTGTATAATATAAATTGTTGTAATAGTTGCTGCtattatatttgtattttatttattttttatttttttctaaatgatgACTTGGCCACCTCTTTAAGCACTTGCTGTGGTGGTGAAATAGGTGAGGGAACTTACACGAAGGCCCAGCAGAACTGATATGATGAAAAAACATGTGAGCTACAGAGGATGGCTGGAAAATTATTGTCAACAGTTAATTCCCTGCACTGCTGCCCTGCTATTCCCTGTCAATGTATATCTGCAGTACTGGTGTCTAATAGTGTGTTGATTATGCTGACAGCTCTCCTACTTGTCCTGCGTTTAGACATACATTGTTAAAATCGTAACAGttttgtcactgtgggcactgccAGATGCCACAGAGAGAGGTTGCAAGGGGGGCCCATAAAATGATTGTTATGCTCCCCCACTGTCCACAATTAGACCTTGCTATCACTAAAATCACATATAAACTTGAacatattaaaggagttgtaaaccctcaaggtttttcaccataatgccttctatgcattaaggtgaaaaaacttatgcgatgcagctgcccccccagtgcccccctttttcttacctgaacatgATCGTTCCAGTGACAcacacgagcccagcagctccagccattgtCTCAAGTCCTCATTGGTTAGATTGAtaacagcagaagccattggctcccgctgctgtcaatcaaatccagtgacatgggagtagGGGGGAAGGGCcgagttttgctgtctgtgtcaatggacacagcagcaggactcaagACTAAgtgtctctctgtgggggcacccgatgaagaggacgggccaggagcgctgccgggggaccccagaaaaggaggataagAGCAAGTATAATGTGtatatgttttacaaaaaaaaactttagttaCTTTAATGTAAGAcatgttaaaatgtttttaaatctgCGGCTTTCAATAAAATACCTGGTAAACCTACAGTCCTTGTTCATGAACTTCCCAGTAAAGGTGACAAAACTCGCAACTTTTCTCAACTGTGCTCTTGATTTGTCATCCTGCTAAGTAGGCTTCAGATGGGATCTAGAATTGTCTGTTGCAGACATGGTCTATTGTCCGCATCAGGAATTCCACCCTATGAAATGCCATACAACCATTTCaggagtgcatgcatgtagacaggacaTGGCTGCAGGATATCGACATACTGAGATACAAGAAAAGATGACAAAAATTTCAAAACAAGTAGTTTATTGCCAAAAAATTGCAGTTTGTTATATACAGTGATTTAGCAAATTAAACATTTagtttgggtttagatctactttaaatgcGTCTTTAACATATTTTTCACCTGTAAGTACCAATGCAGACTATATGGGTAAAGGGAAAATTTGTCTGCAGTCCCATCACAGAAAACAGGAGGAAAGTGGCTGTGAAAAGGCAAGCTGTTCATAATATACaatcattactgtttttttttaattttcatacaGGCTTTGATGGGATAGGATGCAATgctatttcattttattatttagaaGTATTTACTGTATACATTGTTGTGTTTAGAATTGGTTGAACCACGTGGAGTCCTCTATTAATTTGTTTGCTTGTCCATATTGCTGACACTGGACAAACTACTAAGGCCTAACTTTAGTAaggaaaaaacgtaaaaaaaaaaaaattaaaccaatgtcactgtaaaaatataaacttgttctacccttagggctcatgcacgctgcatctcaaagaagctgttcctacaggcttttgagctttcatttttttttctacctggaaactgccctccatgttagccaaGTGTCCATGCGCACTGTGGCATTTTCAGGAGTTTGCAGGCATATGAGCTTACAGGCAGAAGATAAAACCCACCAAATTCCTGttttttttgagaggagcttttgagcagaaaagacacctaagcacccaaaaacaccagaaaaagcacaaaaaatgatgGAAAAATTAGCTGAGAAAAACGCTTATGCTCACAAAAGCGTGCAAAAGAGCAataaaaagcacaagcttcttcaagcttttgggcatagaaataaaagctcaaacacctgtaaaagcattttatttttttgagctgcagagtgcatgagcccttaaagtgggcagtgtcagtggtagagcagtggacagggtgtgaacagtgtcagtagggcagtggatagtgtcagtaacttttttttatttttatttttttacaattttgttttagcAGCCGTGTTGGATGGCTTTGGTGAGAGATCCGGGCTCTAGACAGACCTTGGATGGTCTCACTTTTGAAGAGAAGGAGATTGAACACACAGTCCTCAATTTCTATCTCTGCAATCTCAGCTGCACATAATGGATGAACAGgatgagctctgcacagttttcctATTCTTtctcaaactgaagcatagtaaactcagtttactatgcttcgaTTATAAATGGACACCgtaagtgatcggtaccaatcgctCACTATTATTTCAGAAAGaaagggccagtaaattacataattACCAGCCCCTTCTCCTAATTCTCCATCCTGAAATCTCGTACAGCAGCcagtgggaaggagaggagggtaAGGCAGAAGCACTGCAAAGGTGGGATGAGTCatgagcacacaggggggcccgtagcagaaggaaggggaacctggacaggagggtcGGCATTTACTGGACCTGACTCCCTCTGTATTTTTGTCCTGCAGCAACTGAAtaccggcaggagggagaggagaagaagcaggCCTGACTACTTCATGGAGAAAATACAGGAGATCAGTTCCTGTAAATGCCACCCCCGCTCCTGTCCAGATCTGGGGAGGTGATAAGGAAGGGAGGCGATCTAACCGTCGCCTGCCCGCAATTGATGGGTTGCCGACCCCCCACTCTAATGTAGACAACCACCAGGTGTTTCAGAGCTTCTAGAAACACTCAATGGGCACTAGTCTGCTGTAATCTTTGAGGATCTATTGGGGTAGAGAATAAGGCTTCGTTCACATGGGTTGTACTACAGTGTACACTTGTGTAAGGGCCATGTATGCCCGCATGGGGATTCACAGGTGTCCCATGTAGGCATTCCTGTTCATGTTAATTGGGACACAGCGGCTTCACGGACAGATTCGCTGCTCCCAAATTGACATCCAGGCGTGTACAAGGCTCCGAACGCACACTGCCTGTAAACAGGACCATGCACCTGCACAGATATGAAATGTGGGAACAGCGGTTATGTTCGAGCAATTTCTGTGTCTCagttgacatgaataggactgcatgGAACACCagtgcatccccgtgcaggcaaaCATGACCCTTGCACGGGTGTAAGCTTGTGTTAACAACACCTAACTTTACACAGCAAGAGAGGTCTCCTTGTTAAGGCAGGCTATATATTAACCAATTTTCCTTGTTCTTTAACCAAGTGTCGAAGGAAAGAGAAATGCTCAGTTCACACATTCAGGATATTCCTCCCATGGAGCAGGAGGTTTCCAAGCCATCAGAATACGATCATCACTGCTTGTGGCTATAGCCATCGGCAGTGATCGCATGaagaaaatccgacaggctggttgtgctAAAGTCAATTGATAGAttcacttcagtacaaccagcctgcccatacatagatcgaaattcgaACGGTTCCGGCTgagtgtatggctggcttaagaacaGTAAACAATTTAACTGGTTCCTGCCCACGCAATAGacaagacggctacagcatggacttccagttctgggaggacgcACATGGATGGCGTCCTGCACATCCACGGGGGCACGCTCTGTaaccgctgtgtcctttggacacagctgatctcaaatgagggtaaagggccaatcacagcagctctttaccatgtgatcagctgtgtcaagtCACAGCTGGTCACATATTAACAGATTTGCCAGTTATAGGCATTGCTTTCCTCACACGTTTCTCTGTGCCGAAAGTTGAATTTTGGCTTGGGCAAGGGTGAATGTCCATAGACTGGGCACAGGTACACATCTCCGAATCCTTTATAGATCTATTACAAAACTGCTTTTTAACAGTTTTCAGCCACAGCTTTCATTAGCTGTGGTGGCCATAACTCTCCCAGTCACAGTTGGGGTTTGAGTATTCGTAAGTCTGTTCATATTTGAATCCTCCTTTTGACCTGTGGCATTTCTTTGAAGGAAACGTTGGATAGTCTTCTGAAAAGACTCATCTAAGCAAAAATAAACGATGGGGTCAGTACAACTTCTGAACTCGGCTAGGCAAAGGCAGCAGTTTTTAATTTCTGTCAGTACTCTCAGCTCTTGGCATTCCCATGAGTAGTATTGTCCCACAAGGAAAAATTTTATCAGATGGTAAGGAGCAAAAGTGACCAGAAGTAAAACCATTAtcacagcaatatttttttttactctttggtGAACTAAATGTTTTTCATCTATACAGCTGTTGGTTTGTAGCTTTTTTATATGCTTGATAAAGAACCCATAAAACAGTAacacaatgaagaaaaaaaagaagaaacatgtCGACTGTGTAACTGAAGAGATCTGCGACTTTTCTTGACCAAATTCAGCTTCAAAGGAGCAGCAGTTGTCTAGTTCAGAATTATTTTTGAATAAGAACAATGTAAACGTTGGGAACAAAAAAGCGATCCACACGCAGACACACAGATAGCCAGCGATTTTAGGGTTCCGAAAAGCTTTTAGTATTTGGCCGAAGATGATTTTTTCATATGTGGATGAAGAAATGTCCTGTGCTCGTTCTTTGTATCGTACAAGAGTAGCGTATCGGCTGATGGCGATCCAGCAGAAAATGGTGATGCTAACACACATGCTGCAGTGTGTCAGAATGTTTGTGGTTTGCAGTACAATGGAACATTCTATAGACTTGTATGGCATGTACAGTGCATATGCATAAAAATAAATttggaagggcatgccagtagTCACAACCATGTTTGAAATGGCAAGGTTTATAAGATATATATGTGTTGATGATCTGCGTCCTAGTCTGCTAAAAATCCAGAGGGAGATGAGGTTTCCAGTAGCACTTGGTAAAAACATCAGACCATAAAGTACAGGGAGACCGGTGGTGGACATTGCACTGAAAGTTATATTTGTATCATTGCACATGCTTCCGAAAGGCTACCTAAAGGAAGGAGAAAAGCAGTAAAAATTAAATTCTACTGTATGTTGGGAATTTTAATGATGTAGATTTTTTTAGTATGGGAATATTTCTAATTTGGCACGTTTGTGTATTTTAGCACATTTATTCTTATTTTGAAAacaagaaaaatgcttaaactttaCAGTCAAAAGAAAAGGGGGTTTTAagcataaactaaaaaaaaattgtcaagttctGTTTTGCCTTAAACAGCATATGCAGACAAGGATCCCGGTATAATAAAATGCACTGCACTCTGCAGTTTAGGGAAATTTAATTTAAAgcgtttgtttatatatatatatattatatatatatatatatatatatatatatatatatatatatatagtgatcctgttcctttaaacaaagggtaggcaacctggggccctccagctgttgcagaactacaagtcccatcatgcctatggGAGTAAatataactgccagccttgcaacgcctcatgggaaatgtagttccacaacagctggagagctactggttgcctacccctgctttaaagcatgttatacagcacagtgcttgtgctgtgaaatttggccccttctatcgcctaaaaaaacctggctgatcctgccagtttctgccctcccacctttaaactgaccacggtatatcatggcttctgagccctggcacagtggtcagtttacgtgcctccaccAGCCGccgctatctgcagctctcctgtgtctccctctatacccctccccccctctcatccctgcctgtctgctcctgtatcagtgcccatcccctTCCCTCCGCTGCAAAAGCTACTTTAAATATTTTATACCATTCTCTGTTTAATAATCCTTTGTGCCCCTGTGACCCGCCACCTCTCTCCTCTCCGCCTCccaactgacgtcagcgggggtttCTTGGCCCCGCCCGTTGTGGCTGTCAGACAGGGAAAGCAGCAAGGCGGCAAGTCACGTGAGCGCCGTGCAGCGCTCTGAGAATGATcattttttccgacaactttttgtgaccgtgtgcatgcaagacaagtttgagccaacatccgtcagaaaaaatcctaggattttgttgtcggaatgtccgaacaaagtccgactgtgtgtacggggcatatgaagtttttgatacttctattaatgcttgctactaaactgaatacctagagcaggaagggggttatatactgactaagGATGGCCTATGGGGCGTGGCCACGttttatgttctgcctagtcctactcctgcagaggcgatataacccaatggtcaagattaaggaggcgctgtgtccatcgatgaactctgagaaatggattttacggtgaatACAAAAATCCCATTCTCCTCTTGTCCCGAATTGCCTCCGGGCCAGCACTGTCTTTGGGTGCTCACTTCCAGTGCTACGGTAGAagtaaggagctttcttcccactgaccatcacactaatgtgagTTGTAGATCTAGTTATTTTTAGCAGGGAtttcctgagaccagaaagttgtttcaagggttcctctgtttaAAAAGGTGAGGAAGTCTGGTCTATACTCTGCAGTGGCCAGGAAGCTATCAGGGACAAGTGGATGTAAACTATATGGGAGTAGACCAGGCAGGCTTCAGGATGCCAGAACAAGCCTACAGGAATGCCAAGCACATCAAACTATATGGTTTTTCAAGACAGCACAGTATATTTTACCATATTGGTGCCCCTTGTCAGCATGTGCCTATTTAgtcaaaaagtgaacttagcctttagccCTGGTTTCACAGCAGCGTGGCTTTGAAATCGCGATACTTCagtacgatttcaaagccgcagatcagtgcaatttgcacctcaaatttcattgcgacttcatttaacagaagtcccaatgaaatcggcaaaaagtagtgtaggaacctttttttttttttttttttgctcctgtgtgaatgagggcttaaagaggttgtaaacccctgaaaaaaaacaaaaaaatctgcaagacaaaggcataatgatcgcatactagctcattatgaaatgcttaccttagaaccaTGCCCTGCAGTGCCGCTTGCACTCCACTCTCATGGCTGTcatctttcaccggagttacttctgggtttgcgggctccgacgctgtgacatgcgtgcgggagccaccagtcacggcaggggtactgaagaaacggcaccagcggcccaattcttcagtgcgcatgcgctgatgacgtcggcatgtagtgaatatctcctaaactgtgcaagtttaggagatatttagagtacctacaggtaagccttagtataggcttacctgtaggtacaagtggtgtaacagtttacaactactttaatctgGGCATAATGACAATTTAAATAAACTTCTAAAATACCTAAATAAATTGAAACTGGTTTGGATAGCATTAAAAATGTTTACTGCAGACTGTGACCTTCTCACAGTAGTGTTAATTAGAGTCTGCAGCAAATCAGAGGCTATCTTATTTTCTGGGTGGAGGATGTCTAGCATCatttagccctttcctccccagccttgcTGTCCTTGGAACACCCCATTcctttattcattattttagttttttttagtcaTGGAGGCTCTGCATtgcatgtgggtgttacctagagCAGTATACATGCAAAAGCATCATTAGGAATGCCCACTCAATCAGACTGACATTCAccaatcaaggcattttgatatttgcaggaCTGCttgccagcccactgcttgcatcagggcttgGGAGAGGGACCTGTGGCAGGGTGGGATAATGTTTTAAGGAAGCTTTGTAGAGCACTCTGCTGTCCCCTCCCACCAGTCATGAACTGACTGCATTGCATATTGAGTCAAGTGATGACATCGCTGGGTCCAATATAAGGTATACAACAAAAACGGGATGGTTTTATTTAACAATTTCATTAGCATATTGGGGGACACAAAATAATAAGCAGATTAAATTCTATTTTTAAAATGTTCCAAAGGCTGGTTCCTAGGTTACCTTTTGCAACTAGCTAGATTTACGTTGCGATATTTCCAGCACAGGCTGGAAAATGAAAGCTTCTTGTCTGATAATTTTACACCTTTCCTCTAAactagcctttttcaaccagggtgccttgagttttcttcaggggtgccttgggaaaatgcctaaaaatttcccaaaaaattgtatacaagctggtgtGTAGGTGAAGGCTGCCTTTTTAgttacactaagacccctttcacactggggcgtttttcaggcacttttgagctaaaaaatagcgtctgtaaagtgcctgaaaagtgcctccccTGCATCCCTAGTTTGAAAGCCCTAgtgcattcacactggggcggagcctgcaagcagcatctttcgggcagtggaggagcggtgtatacaccgctcctgcccattgaaatgaataagcaccgctgccgaagcgcctgcaaattgcttcggcagcggtgctacaTGGTTAAGTCAACacccgcccaccccagtgtgaaagcagccttagtcacaggttttcattgtgcaccaataCAACCTTCTAGTTGCCGGCGTTCTAATGACCAATGGCATCAttagttaataaggaggatgtcagtcacctgcattgcatccttgtttgaccctcccctgcccctcttcatcagcgttggggtcacattagctgagtaagggagaagagaaacattggtatactagtcagtaccagttttcaacagtgtatttgctttagaagaataaatcacctctaaggtttgttgtcctacttggacttgtggatgttgctgcattatgtaaaactattaggcctcatgcacacaagacgctgttaaacgcgcgttcagaggcagttggacactttttttcaactgcccctgaactcattcaatgttatcctatgcgtccatgtacacagtctcgttttttggcgtttttaggcagttgcatttagcctcgtttttccagaagcaaaaaaatgatttCAGACGCAGAAGTTTTCCACGTTTCAAACATCAAATGCGGCTAAACACCGGTACCGCATTtgcttttataagtgtttttaaaggaaccctaaccagaaaacacagaaatataatggtaaactgcagcagagaatgacattttgcgacccgaatttggggccacttagtgctaggaaccccaaatttggtgtgcaaacacagtggaactaacactacaacatgtccaaatttggggttcctatcaccaagttgccccgagatatggggccccaaagttgggtcacaaaatgtcattctctgctgcagaaaagtgcttgacattttgtgacccgattttggggccccatatcttggggccacttggtgctaggaaccccattttggatgtgttgtagtgctagttccattgtGTTAGCACActgaatttggggttcctagcatcaagtggccccgagatatgggaccccaaatttgggtcgcaaaatgtcattctctgctctggagacgcttctagacgcaaacgcagtaaaatgcggcatgcaaacacggcaaaacgAGCATTTCTAAatgctggtttcagcttttaaaaacgtgttcagcagagtttgtacCGGCGTCTCGCGTGCATGAAGCCTTAGAATaacttttacattttagaataaggtgcctcgagactgtccataatttttaaagggtgcctttaactgaaaaaaggttgagaaacactgctctaaacagtgatctccaaactgcaaccCAGGTGCCAGATTTGGCCCTTCACTtgccctttatctggcccttggggcactattccaccaactgacaccaatgatagagcactatttttctcattgatatcaacaataaagcactattcctcccattaaaaccaatgagaGGGCATTGATGCTAGGGcgttttctacttccactggccatagtctggcccccctaaagcctgaaggacagtaagtTGGCCCTTTacctagaaagtttggagaaccctgctctaGAACATGAAAGTGGGGTGTTTAAATAATCTATGTAACATTTCCTAACCCTCTTTCCTGCTCAATGAAAGACATCCGATCCATTTTACCCTTTCAGGTACTGGCAGAATGTGTCATAAAATCTAAAATCTGTGAGCATGTGTACAATTTGCATGTAAGATGACATTTTAAACTGACAATTAGGCAGTTCGTTGCTGATACAAAATATTTTGCAGAAATGACTACATATACATACATGGGAAATCGTTCTGAGGAAACCTGACTCCTCACAGCTTAATAAAACAACCTACACTTAACTTTTTATATCGAATAATTCCTAATCACTAAAATAAAACAAGAAATTTAACCAGCTGCTTTaacaaaaaatatttctcattgcACCAATTTTCATAAAACTTCAttatttgcaataataaatatttgCAAGTCTTTAATGAAATTTGCTAAACAGAGTGTAAGTAAAAAAACTTGTTTCAGACGAAATACGTGCTaagatttatatactgtatttgtttGCAACTCCATTATCTTTAAACAGCAATGTTTGTCATTAGAAGGGGCTGCTCCGTAAACCAAATATTTTTACAGTAGTAATTTTATCAGTCTCAAAT
This window contains:
- the GPR82 gene encoding probable G-protein coupled receptor 82, with the protein product MCNDTNITFSAMSTTGLPVLYGLMFLPSATGNLISLWIFSRLGRRSSTHIYLINLAISNMVVTTGMPFQIYFYAYALYMPYKSIECSIVLQTTNILTHCSMCVSITIFCWIAISRYATLVRYKERAQDISSSTYEKIIFGQILKAFRNPKIAGYLCVCVWIAFLFPTFTLFLFKNNSELDNCCSFEAEFGQEKSQISSVTQSTCFFFFFFIVLLFYGFFIKHIKKLQTNSCIDEKHLVHQRVKKNIAVIMVLLLVTFAPYHLIKFFLVGQYYSWECQELRVLTEIKNCCLCLAEFRSCTDPIVYFCLDESFQKTIQRFLQRNATGQKEDSNMNRLTNTQTPTVTGRVMATTANESCG